Proteins from a single region of Deltaproteobacteria bacterium:
- a CDS encoding DUF1329 domain-containing protein, with translation MNTRRSIWAAALVWALIAAVPAAAKVTAEEAGRLGAELTPLGAEKAGNEAGTIPAWEGGITKPPAGYRAGKRLVDPFPDDKPLFTITAENYKRYEANLTPGQIAVLRRYPETYRMPVYRARRTASLPPRIYERTIGNAVTAMLTDDGNGVVNAAEGIPFPIPKNGLEAIWNHLLRYRGKSVRVTSGQAAPTADGSYVVVQIREQVLWGYQQPGATTENIDNKLAYFLQEVLSPARLAGSLILVHDTLNQAAEPRKAWVYNPGQRRVRRAANVGYDNPGTGSDGQRTNDQADMYNGAPDRYDWTLVGKREIYIPYNSYKLASGGHGFDDVLKPGHINPDLTRYERHRVWVVEARLKQGTRHIFPRRTFYLDEDSWQIAVVDQYDARGEMWRLSQAYIINHYQVPVLWSTGMSIYDLQNGRYLVKGLTNEYEPPRFDLELNPNQFTPRALRRRGRR, from the coding sequence ATGAATACGCGACGGAGCATCTGGGCGGCCGCGTTGGTATGGGCGCTGATCGCGGCGGTACCGGCGGCGGCGAAGGTCACGGCCGAAGAAGCGGGCCGGCTGGGAGCGGAGTTGACGCCCTTGGGCGCCGAAAAGGCGGGCAACGAGGCCGGCACCATTCCCGCATGGGAGGGCGGCATCACGAAACCGCCGGCCGGCTATCGTGCGGGAAAGCGCCTCGTCGATCCGTTCCCGGACGACAAGCCGCTCTTCACCATCACCGCGGAGAATTACAAACGATACGAGGCGAACCTTACGCCGGGTCAGATCGCGGTGCTCCGGCGCTACCCCGAGACCTACCGGATGCCGGTGTACCGGGCGCGGCGCACGGCGTCGCTGCCACCGCGCATCTACGAGCGCACCATCGGCAACGCCGTCACCGCGATGCTCACTGACGATGGCAACGGCGTGGTGAACGCCGCCGAGGGCATCCCGTTCCCGATCCCCAAGAACGGGCTTGAGGCCATCTGGAACCACTTGCTGCGCTACCGCGGCAAGTCCGTGCGCGTCACCAGCGGTCAGGCCGCGCCCACGGCCGACGGCTCCTACGTGGTGGTGCAAATCCGCGAGCAGGTGTTGTGGGGTTACCAGCAGCCCGGCGCAACCACGGAGAACATCGACAACAAGCTCGCCTACTTCCTCCAGGAGGTGCTGTCCCCGGCAAGGTTGGCGGGTTCGCTGATCCTGGTCCACGACACCCTGAACCAGGCGGCGGAGCCGCGCAAGGCGTGGGTCTACAATCCCGGGCAGCGTCGCGTCCGGCGCGCGGCCAACGTCGGCTATGACAATCCCGGCACGGGCTCCGACGGCCAGCGCACCAACGATCAGGCCGACATGTACAACGGCGCGCCGGACCGTTACGACTGGACGCTGGTGGGGAAACGGGAGATCTACATCCCTTACAACAGCTACAAGCTCGCGAGCGGTGGCCATGGCTTCGACGACGTCCTGAAGCCGGGCCACATCAACCCGGACCTGACCCGCTACGAGCGCCACCGGGTGTGGGTGGTGGAGGCGCGGTTGAAGCAAGGCACCCGGCACATCTTTCCCCGGCGCACGTTCTATCTCGACGAGGACAGTTGGCAGATCGCGGTGGTGGACCAGTACGATGCCCGCGGCGAGATGTGGCGGCTGAGCCAGGCCTATATCATCAACCACTACCAGGTGCCGGTGCTGTGGAGCACCGGCATGTCGATCTACGACCTCCAGAACGGACGCTATCTCGTCAAGGGTCTGACTAACGAATACGAGCCGCCGCGTTTCGACCTGGAGCTGAACCCGAACCAGTTCACGCCGCGGGCGCTGCGGCGCCGGGGCCGCCGTTGA
- a CDS encoding ABC transporter permease gives MPPEPDNTSREPRGVPGSRSPVRRALSRLRHNRLAMLGFWILVLLYGSAIFADFLSPHHYAASARKKAYHPPMITWVHIFDENGLTWPYVRNSTFEFDENQRKVYREVPGTAYPIGIFVTGDPYRFLGLIETRIHLFGLRGVEDISHTDPNRPMLFLLGSDNFGRDVLSRLLHGGRISLSVGLVGVTITFVLGMLIGGASGYFGGRTDMLIQRLCEMLMMVPGFYLLLALRAAIPADWTSFQTYMAIVVILSFIGWASLARIIRGLVLSIKEMDYVTSARAMGLPHARIIVRHVLPNTFSYAIVAATMSIPGYILGESGLSLIGLGIQDPEASWGNMLALAMDIAQIRFHPWVLIPGVLIFVTVMAFNYIGDGLRDALDPHGVQQ, from the coding sequence ATGCCGCCCGAACCCGACAACACGAGCCGCGAACCGCGCGGCGTACCCGGTTCCCGCTCTCCGGTCCGCCGCGCCCTGTCACGCCTGCGGCACAACCGCCTGGCCATGCTGGGATTCTGGATCCTCGTGCTTCTCTACGGCAGCGCCATCTTCGCGGATTTCCTCTCGCCCCATCACTATGCCGCCAGCGCTCGCAAGAAAGCCTACCATCCGCCCATGATTACCTGGGTCCATATCTTCGACGAGAACGGACTGACGTGGCCGTACGTGCGCAACAGCACGTTCGAGTTCGACGAGAACCAGCGCAAGGTCTATCGCGAGGTGCCGGGCACCGCCTACCCCATCGGGATTTTCGTCACCGGGGACCCCTACCGTTTCCTGGGACTGATCGAAACGCGAATCCACCTGTTCGGTCTGCGCGGCGTGGAGGACATTTCCCACACCGACCCCAACCGCCCCATGCTGTTCCTGCTCGGCTCCGACAATTTCGGCCGTGACGTCCTTTCCCGCCTGCTGCACGGCGGCCGCATCTCACTGTCGGTGGGACTGGTGGGGGTGACCATCACGTTCGTCCTGGGAATGCTCATCGGCGGCGCCTCCGGTTATTTCGGCGGCCGCACGGACATGCTGATTCAGCGGCTGTGCGAGATGCTGATGATGGTGCCGGGCTTTTATCTGCTGCTGGCCCTGCGCGCGGCGATTCCCGCGGACTGGACGTCGTTCCAGACCTACATGGCCATCGTCGTCATCCTGAGCTTCATCGGTTGGGCCAGCCTTGCGCGCATCATCCGCGGCCTCGTGTTGTCCATCAAGGAAATGGACTACGTCACCAGCGCACGGGCCATGGGCTTGCCCCACGCGCGCATCATCGTCCGCCACGTGCTCCCCAACACGTTCTCCTACGCCATCGTCGCCGCCACCATGTCCATCCCGGGTTACATCCTCGGGGAATCCGGCCTGAGCCTCATCGGCCTGGGCATCCAGGACCCTGAGGCGTCCTGGGGCAACATGCTGGCCCTGGCCATGGACATCGCGCAGATCCGTTTCCACCCGTGGGTGCTGATCCCCGGCGTCCTGATATTCGTCACGGTGATGGCGTTCAACTACATCGGCGATGGACTTCGAGACGCGCTCGACCCCCACGGGGTCCAGCAATGA
- a CDS encoding ABC transporter permease subunit: MTAYIARRLLITIPSLFALTFVIFMIIQIAPGDYFHQWALQPDLDQRQLRQWKREFGADKGWGTQYLRWLRGVLFDIRFASERVRIADFEYADLPANRRAYEISGNATPILVPLSEDGTFGLGFNFDAPGEIGVLGKTDNPNAASQRPGNHWSGDDFQSVEMELRNDRVGGADVFLRIQDGNGKAFQERRSIDADEPASITLTDADYARFGVDRSKLKGLFLFARQRGGRPAMLEVSCRAGDTALAAMGHALDPMRRLALIRNTLPVGLGDLSRCDGLGFRIIAAPAPPMTATVTFRDLDANTYATDVRLPPGVTTSLSVDFTELHAAGLETTRMGPISFQGDVAGSLFVDEIRLEKAGSGFHVGAPDFGKSIANRQPVWTTMWPFLKNTMLLNVLAILFTWLLSLPIGIYSATHPYSWSDKAFGFMAYMGMAVPSFFLALLLLYGASLTYDLDPANPFYELLPIGGLTSANYHDLGTWGRMTDLARHLVLPVLVLGTGAMAALVRVLRAEFLDKSHMQFVVTARAKGLSNTMVNYKHILRNAVTPFVAGFGSLLPTLIGGSALVEIVFGYPGIGQLMLTAVRSYDIYVVMASSLAGGLLLIIGNLLADILLAWVDPRISYR; the protein is encoded by the coding sequence ATGACCGCATACATCGCACGGCGGCTGCTGATCACGATTCCGTCACTGTTCGCCCTGACCTTCGTGATCTTCATGATCATCCAGATCGCTCCCGGGGATTACTTCCACCAGTGGGCCCTCCAACCCGACCTCGACCAGCGGCAACTGCGCCAGTGGAAACGCGAGTTCGGCGCGGACAAGGGCTGGGGCACTCAGTACCTGCGTTGGCTGCGCGGCGTGTTGTTCGACATTCGTTTCGCGAGCGAACGCGTGCGCATCGCCGACTTCGAATACGCCGACCTCCCCGCCAACCGGAGGGCCTACGAAATTTCGGGCAACGCCACGCCCATCCTGGTCCCGCTGTCCGAAGACGGCACCTTCGGCCTCGGCTTCAACTTCGACGCGCCCGGAGAGATCGGCGTGCTGGGAAAGACGGACAACCCCAACGCGGCCAGTCAACGGCCCGGCAATCACTGGTCCGGCGATGACTTCCAGTCCGTCGAGATGGAACTCCGCAACGACCGGGTGGGCGGCGCGGACGTTTTCCTGCGCATCCAGGACGGCAACGGGAAGGCCTTTCAGGAGCGCCGCTCCATCGATGCGGACGAGCCCGCGTCCATCACGCTGACCGACGCCGATTACGCCCGTTTCGGCGTGGACCGGAGCAAGCTCAAGGGACTGTTCCTGTTCGCGCGGCAGCGCGGCGGCCGGCCCGCGATGCTGGAGGTCTCCTGCCGGGCGGGAGACACGGCGTTGGCCGCAATGGGCCATGCGCTGGACCCGATGCGCCGCCTGGCGCTGATCCGCAACACCCTGCCGGTGGGGCTCGGGGACCTGAGCCGCTGTGACGGCTTGGGCTTCAGGATCATCGCGGCACCGGCGCCGCCCATGACGGCGACCGTGACGTTCCGGGACCTGGACGCCAACACCTACGCGACGGACGTGCGCCTGCCCCCCGGCGTCACCACGTCACTCTCGGTGGACTTCACGGAACTTCACGCGGCGGGTCTGGAAACCACGCGCATGGGGCCGATCTCGTTCCAGGGCGACGTCGCCGGTTCGCTCTTCGTAGACGAGATCCGCCTCGAGAAGGCCGGCAGCGGTTTCCATGTCGGCGCGCCGGACTTCGGCAAGTCCATCGCCAACCGCCAGCCCGTCTGGACCACCATGTGGCCGTTCCTCAAGAACACCATGCTGTTGAACGTGCTGGCCATTCTCTTCACCTGGCTGCTGTCGCTGCCCATCGGCATCTACTCCGCCACCCATCCCTACTCCTGGAGCGACAAGGCCTTCGGCTTCATGGCCTACATGGGCATGGCCGTCCCTTCGTTCTTCCTGGCGCTGTTGCTGCTCTACGGCGCATCCTTGACCTATGATCTCGACCCGGCCAATCCGTTCTACGAACTTCTTCCCATCGGCGGGCTCACCTCCGCGAACTATCACGACCTCGGCACGTGGGGCCGAATGACGGACCTGGCGCGTCACTTGGTTCTGCCGGTGCTCGTTCTGGGAACCGGCGCCATGGCGGCGCTGGTGCGGGTGCTGCGGGCGGAGTTCCTCGACAAGAGCCACATGCAGTTCGTGGTCACGGCACGAGCCAAGGGCCTGTCCAACACCATGGTGAACTACAAGCACATCCTGAGAAACGCCGTGACCCCGTTCGTGGCGGGCTTCGGCTCCCTGCTGCCCACCCTCATCGGCGGCTCGGCCCTGGTGGAGATCGTTTTCGGCTACCCGGGGATCGGGCAGTTGATGCTGACCGCCGTGCGCTCCTACGACATCTACGTGGTCATGGCCAGCTCGCTTGCGGGAGGATTGCTGCTGATCATCGGCAACCTTCTCGCCGACATCCTGCTGGCATGGGTCGACCCCCGCATCAGCTACCGATAG